The proteins below come from a single Candidatus Poribacteria bacterium genomic window:
- a CDS encoding sulfatase-like hydrolase/transferase has translation MRSPNIILMMCDDLGYGDVGFNGNEIIKTPNLDRLASDGIRFTRFYAGGPVCSPTRGTCLTGRHYFRYGITHANRGHLPAQEMTLARMLKSFGYATGHFGKWHLGTLDPNYSGKPNRNPARNYAPPWERDYDASFATEYAVPTWDPAVGVQGGGRRSDRPWASPYYENGELATENLKGCDSRVLMDRAIAFIEQTLEKGEPFFTTIWFHAPHTPVFAGPEYRKMYAEYSENEQHYYGCITAIDDQVGRLYHTLAAWGASQNTMIWFCSDNGPEGRTGQEGRNRGSTGGLRGRKRSLFDGGVGVPALLHWPGHADPGRVVEMPCSTLDYFPTIAETMQFEMPDHRPIDGISLLPTIEGDMTERPTPIPYRFNSGKESMFHAPTLAMMDNRYKCLTNLSSDGSEDLCFDMIEDRAETINLADGQRERLGQTRESLRQWLQSCEVSHKGGDYGEAFEPVAPFEEVTGDWLSRRNRN, from the coding sequence ATGCGTTCACCGAATATAATTTTAATGATGTGCGACGACCTTGGATATGGCGATGTCGGATTTAACGGAAATGAAATTATCAAAACTCCGAATTTGGACAGACTAGCGAGTGATGGGATCCGATTTACGCGGTTTTATGCGGGCGGACCGGTCTGTTCCCCGACGCGCGGGACGTGTTTGACCGGGCGACATTATTTTCGGTACGGCATAACACATGCCAATCGTGGGCACTTACCCGCACAGGAAATGACACTCGCGCGCATGCTAAAATCGTTTGGCTATGCAACCGGACATTTTGGAAAATGGCATCTTGGAACGCTGGACCCGAATTATTCGGGGAAGCCTAATCGTAATCCGGCACGTAATTACGCGCCGCCGTGGGAGCGGGATTACGATGCATCTTTTGCCACGGAGTATGCAGTGCCAACTTGGGACCCCGCAGTAGGTGTCCAGGGTGGCGGTAGGCGTTCGGACCGTCCGTGGGCGTCGCCTTACTACGAGAATGGAGAACTGGCTACGGAGAATCTAAAAGGATGCGATTCACGAGTGTTGATGGATCGCGCAATCGCATTTATTGAACAAACGCTTGAAAAGGGTGAACCGTTCTTTACGACAATCTGGTTTCACGCGCCGCATACCCCGGTCTTTGCCGGACCGGAATACCGCAAAATGTACGCCGAATACAGCGAAAATGAGCAACACTATTACGGCTGTATTACTGCAATAGACGATCAGGTGGGACGGTTGTATCACACTTTGGCAGCATGGGGCGCATCCCAAAACACGATGATCTGGTTCTGTTCGGACAACGGACCCGAAGGGCGCACAGGTCAAGAGGGTCGTAACCGTGGCTCAACAGGCGGCTTGCGCGGACGCAAACGTTCTTTGTTTGACGGTGGTGTCGGCGTGCCTGCCCTCTTGCACTGGCCGGGTCATGCAGACCCCGGACGTGTGGTCGAAATGCCGTGCAGCACCTTGGATTATTTCCCAACAATCGCCGAAACTATGCAATTTGAAATGCCCGATCATCGTCCTATTGACGGTATCAGTCTGCTACCGACCATTGAAGGAGACATGACAGAACGTCCGACCCCGATTCCGTATCGGTTCAATAGTGGAAAAGAGTCGATGTTTCACGCACCGACCCTCGCTATGATGGATAACCGATATAAATGCTTGACCAATCTATCAAGTGATGGCAGCGAAGATTTGTGTTTTGATATGATTGAAGACCGCGCGGAAACCATCAACTTGGCAGACGGACAACGCGAGCGGTTAGGGCAAACCCGCGAGTCCCTGCGTCAATGGCTCCAGTCATGTGAGGTGAGTCATAAGGGTGGTGATTATGGTGAGGCGTTTGAACCTGTTGCGCCGTTTGAAGAAGTCACAGGTGATTGGTTGTCAAGAAGAAACAGAAATTAG